The Vibrio marisflavi CECT 7928 region AACTCACTGCAGAAGAAAGTTTACGCCAAAGAGCTTTGGACTATCATGCACTGCCAACTCCTGGAAAAATCGAAGTTTCTTTGACAAAGCCTGCCGAAACCGTTGAAGACTTATCGCTTGCTTATAGCCCGGGCGTCGCTGAGCCCGTAAGAGAAATCGCTCAAAACACAGATAACGTATACAAGTACACGGCGAAAGGTAATCTTGTTGCTGTCATTTCCAATGGCACGGCGATCCTTGGTCTAGGCAATTTAGGGCCAATGGCATCAAAGCCAGTGATGGAAGGTAAATCGTTACTGTTCAAACGCTTTGCAGGCATTGACTCAATTGATATCGAAGTAAAACATCGTACGATCGAAGAGTTTGTCGATACAGTTGCTAATATCTCAGACACTTTTGGTGGCATTAACCTTGAAGACATTAAAGCCCCAGATTGCTTCGAAATAGAAAAACAGTTGATCGAACGTTGTGATGTTCCTGTATTCCATGACGATCAGCATGGTACTGCTATTGTTACGGCCGCGGGCATGCTCAATGCTATCGAACTGCAAGGAAAGAAATTGCAAGAAGCGACTATTGTGTGTTTGGGTGCTGGTGCGGCGGCTATTGCTTGTATGGAGCTACTGATCAAGTGTGGCGCTATGCGAGAGAAGATCTACATGCTTGATCGTAAAGGTGTGATTCACACTCGCCGAGACAACCTGAACGAGTACAAACAGCTATTTGCCAACAATACCGACAAGCGCACCATAGAAGATGTGATTGAAGGTGCCGATGTGTTCCTTGGCGTATCTGGTCCTAACCTACTTTCGCCAGAAGCGCTTAAGTTAATGGCTGACAAACCAGTAGTGTTTGCTTGCTCTAACCCAGATCCTGAGATTAAACCAGAAGTCGCCCATGAGGTTCGACAAGATCTCATCATGGGAACAGGACGTAGTGACTACCCGAACCAAGTCAATAATGTACTTTGTTTCCCATTCATTTTCCGTGGAGCACTCGAT contains the following coding sequences:
- a CDS encoding malic enzyme-like NAD(P)-binding protein, which gives rise to MDSSTAELTAEESLRQRALDYHALPTPGKIEVSLTKPAETVEDLSLAYSPGVAEPVREIAQNTDNVYKYTAKGNLVAVISNGTAILGLGNLGPMASKPVMEGKSLLFKRFAGIDSIDIEVKHRTIEEFVDTVANISDTFGGINLEDIKAPDCFEIEKQLIERCDVPVFHDDQHGTAIVTAAGMLNAIELQGKKLQEATIVCLGAGAAAIACMELLIKCGAMREKIYMLDRKGVIHTRRDNLNEYKQLFANNTDKRTIEDVIEGADVFLGVSGPNLLSPEALKLMADKPVVFACSNPDPEIKPEVAHEVRQDLIMGTGRSDYPNQVNNVLCFPFIFRGALDVRAREINDEMKLAAVEAIRELAKEDVPKDILKAAGVKELKFGKDYIIPKPMDYRLLPRVAKAVAQAAIDSGVARIDMPENYMQG